From one Malus sylvestris chromosome 1, drMalSylv7.2, whole genome shotgun sequence genomic stretch:
- the LOC126615820 gene encoding uncharacterized protein LOC126615820 has product MGSDWASLPNYLLESILENLVSRLEYIRFSAVCMSWYCIAKDNKRKFDEISSCHNPPLLLIQTAIKTAKKRDWNIYHPIEDRVLGLQLNFSKKRFCGSSKGWLIAMNMGLVVTLINPFLWIKGRKKRQDSIINLPPLTRPQERVPVQITCTFVIKATISADPILDVDKCIVVH; this is encoded by the exons ATGGGATCAG aTTGGGCATCTCTTCCTAACTATCTTTTGGAATCAATTTTAGAGAATTTAGTGTCACGATTAGAATATATTCGATTCAGTGCTGTTTGTATGTCATGGTATTGCATAGcaaaagataataaaagaaaatttgacgAGATTTCAAGTTGTCATAATCCTCCACTACTCTTGATTCAAACTGCCATTAAAACTGCCAAAAAACGTGATTGGAATATATACCACCCCATCGAAGATAGAGTCCTTGGTCTGCAACTAAATTTTTCGAAGAAGCGATTCTGTGGTTCTTCAAAAGGATGGTTAATAGCTATGAATATGGGTTTGGTAGTAACCCTTATAAATCCCTTTTTATGGATCAAAGGGAGGAAAAAAAGACAAGATTCCATCATCAATCTCCCTCCACTCACTCGTCCGCAAGAAAGAGTGCCTGTTCAGATAACCTGTACTTTTGTGATTAAGGCGACAATTTCCGCAGACCCAATATTAGATGTCGATAAATGTATTGTTGTACATTGA